atgtgtgccaggagatcaggggcactgccccagctgggttaacagatggggacagaatccacatttctggaatacacagaattcacatttctggtcacatcctgcattgcagccACAGACAATGATGCTCAGAGCTCTTCTGTCCCTGGCTGGGATTGTGGGGAGGAAAAACCTGAGCCCTCACCCCTCGTGTGCCACCCCCAACTgggacctgctccagcctcagccagcccagcccgggctggggacagtgaccGTGTCACCCCTCCTGCCCTCAcccctctgcagggaggagTGGAGGCCACCAGCAGTCCCCATGGTCCCAGGCACgctctggagctgtgtcctggaggGCTCCCAGGCAGGGAAGTGTGTCTCACTTCCCAAAAACccctcagagctgtgtcctcGTGCCAGGGGCCGCTGCCAAGCTCCCCTCGCCTTCGCCCCATCGGGTGTTTAGGAATTAGGAATCCATCCCTGGACGTGGCAGGCGCCCTTTGaggccagcagccctggctgctcagtgcctgctgtgcatgcagctgccaggagaggaTGGGCTGGGCTCCAGAGCTCAAAACTCTGATGGCAATCTGAGGCTGAATCTGAAATTCTGATGGGAATCCGAAATGCTGTGGCTGATGCTCCATCACTGCAGCTGCCTTCCACCCCCCTGTCTGCcatggaattttcttttgtttcctgttttttcccctcctgcagtGGGCAGACACCAGCTACTTCGGAGCTGAATTTCCTCAGGAAAGCCCAGACTCTGGAGACCTACGGGGTGGACCCTCACCCGTGCAAGGTAAAGCAGCCCCTAAAGCCCTTCCCCGGGGGGTGGGCTCCCCTCTGTGGCCAGGGGTGACCCACTGGGGGGCCAGGGACTGTCCCAGGGGCTTCTGTCACCTGCcagtggctctggggctgtgctggggctgtgagccTCATCCCCGGGCTGTGTGAGAGCACCAGGACATTGTGGAGAGCTCTGAAACCTCCCAGGGCATCAGGGCAGGGGGGATGTGAGTGCTCTGAGACCCTGCCAGGGCTCACAGGGGATGTGAATGCTCTGAGACCTTCCCAGGACTGCCAGAGGAGGATGGGTGCTCTGAGACCCTGCCAGGGCTGTCAGAGGAGGATGGGTGCTCTGAGACCCTCCCAGGACTGTCAGAGGAGGATGGGTGCTCTGAGACCCTCCCAGGACTGTCAGAGGAGGATGGGTGCTCTGAGACCCTCCCAGGACTGTCAGAGGAGGATGGGTGCTCTGAGACCCTCCCAGGACTGTCAGAGGAGGATGGGTGCTCTGAGACCCTCCCAGGACTGTCAGAGGAGGATGGGTGCTCTGAGACCCTCCCAGGACTGTCAGAGGAGGATGGGTGCTCTGAGACCCTCCCAGGACTGTCAGAGGAGGATGGGTGCTCTGAGACCCTCCCAGGACTGTCAGAGGAGGATGGGTGCTCTGAGACCCTCCCAGGACTGTCAGAGGAGGATGGGTGCTCTGAGACCCTCCCAGGACTGTCAGAGGAGGATGGGTGCTCTGAGACCCTCCCAGGACTGTCAGAGGAGGATGGGTGCTCTGAGACCCTCCCAGGACTGTCAGAGGAGGATGGGTGCTCTGAGACCCTCCCAGGACTGTCAGAGGAGGATGGGTGCTCTGAGACCCTCCCAGGACTGTCAGAGGAGGATGGGTGCTCTGAGACCCTCCCAGGACTGTCAGAGGAGGATGGGTGCTCTGAGACCCTCCCAGGACTGTCAGAGGAGGATGGGTGCTCTGAGACCCTCCCAGGACTGTCAGAGGAGGATGGGTGCTCTGAGACCCTCCCAGGACTGTCAGAGGAGGATGGGTGCTCTGAGACCCTCCCAGGACTGTCAGAGGAGGATGGGTGCTCTGAGACCCTCCCAGGACTGTCAGAGGAGGATGGGTGCTCTGAGACCCTCCCAGGACTGTCAGAGGAGGATGGGTGCTCTGAGACCCTCCCAGGACTGTCAGAGGAGGATGGGTGCTCTGAGACCCTCCCAGGACTGTCAGAGGAGGATGGGTGCTCTGAGACCCTCCCAGGACTGTCAGAGGAGGATGGGTGCTCTGAGACCCTCCCAGGACTGTCAGAGGAGGATGGGTGCTCTGAGACCCTCCCAGGACTGTCAGAGGAGGATGGGTGCTCTGAGACCCTCCCAGGACTGTCAGAGGAGGATGGGTGCTCTGAGACCCTCCCAGGACTGTCAGAGGAGGATGGGTGCTCTGAGACCCTCCCAGGACTGTCAGAGGAGGATGGGTGCTCTGAGACCCTGCCAGGGCTCTCAGGGGGGATGTGAGTGCTCTGAGACCCTGCCAGGACTGTCAGAGGAGGATGGCCATCCTCTCCCTCCGAGAACCTTCCGAGCAGATTTGATTTGCACTGACCAATGTtctcacagcagctcaggacaaACACACACACTTGTGGGCAGAATCCCGCCCGgctcctcaggagctgctgttgtgCTTAAAGGACCCGGAACCCCAGATTTGTCAGTTGAATGAAGGTGACTCTGCTCTCTCTTCCCCAGGGGGGAAGTTTGGGCGAggggctgctgcccccccccAGCCGCTGTGAGCTCAGTGTCCCTTCCCTCCGCCCCGCGGCGTTTCCAGGGCagttccctccccagcaccGACCCCAGGGGAaggtcctgctgtccctgcgGGGCTCCctgagcggggctgtgctgctgctgggccgGGGCAGCTCCCCGAGGAATGAGGCTGGCAATGACGGGGGGGTCCCCCTGCTTCTCTCCCGCACGGCCCAACCCCCCCTGGGCTCCTGGTTCCCCCTTCCCACactccctgcctggccctggggtCCCCACCCCTCCTTGGGCTGCCTCCAATTAATGCTGGCAGTAATTagtgggctggggctgggcagggctcccagggagggaagagcagctggggtTATCATGTTCTGTTCACTgctatttataatatttatatatttaggATTTGGACGTCAGCGGGTCCCTTCCGACTCGGGGTATTCTGAGATCATATAATAAATAACTATATTAAACTATATATAACTAAAAACTATATATATTACAGTAATTATACACAGCAAATGTAGACATGCACCAATATATTGTGTATATCTATAGAATAACTATATAGAGAGTAGTATAGTCATGATATATACCAATAAATAAACATGAGTTGCAAGAACTATAACAGGATACTATGTTAacataatataatatatatgcatattatatataaaattatatataattatttatagaaataatatgatatgatatgatatgatatgatatgatatgatatgatatgatatgatatgatataatataatataatataatataatataatataatataatataatataatataatataatataatataatataatataatataatataatataatataatataatataatataatataatataatataatataatataatataatataatataatataatataatataatataatataatataatataatataatataatataatataatataatataatataatataatataatataatataatataatataatataatataatataatataatataatataatataatataatataatataatataatataatataatataatataatataatataatataatataatataatataatataatataatataatataatataatataatataatataatataatataatataatataatataatataatataatataatataatataatataatataatataatataatataatataatataatataatataatataatataatataatataatataatataatataatataatataatataatataatataatataatataatataatataatataatataatataatataatataatataatataatataatataatataatataatataatataata
The sequence above is drawn from the Ficedula albicollis isolate OC2 chromosome 10, FicAlb1.5, whole genome shotgun sequence genome and encodes:
- the FRMD5 gene encoding FERM domain-containing protein 5 yields the protein MRAQPPFTMCFRVKFYPTDPAALKEEITRYLVFLQIKRDLYHGRLLCKTSDAALLAAYILQAEIGDYDPGKHPEGYSSKFQFFPKHSEKLERKIAEIHKSELSGQTPATSELNFLRKAQTLETYGVDPHPCKTFPGLPEEDGCSETLPGLSEEDGCSETLPGLSEEDGCSETLPGLSEEDGCSETLPGLSEEDGCSETLPGLSEEDGCSETLPGLSEEDGCSETLPGLSEEDGCSETLPGLSEEDGCSETLPGLSEEDGCSETLPGLSEEDGCSETLPGLSEEDGCSETLPGLSEEDGCSETLPGLSEEDGCSETLPGLSEEDGCSETLPGLSEEDGCSETLPGLSEEDGCSETLPGLSEEDGCSETLPGLSEEDGCSETLPGLSEEDGCSETLPGLSEEDGCSETLPGLSEEDGCSETLPGLSEEDGCSETLPGLSEEDGCSETLPGLSEEDGCSETLPGLSEEDGCSETLPGLSEEDGCSETLPGLSEEDGCSETLPGLSEEDGCSETLPGLSEEDGCSETLPGLSEEDGCSETLPGLSGGMNEVTKMKFEGKTFYLYVSQKEEKKIVLTYFAPTPEACKHLWKCGIENQAFYKLEKSSQVRTVSSSNLFFKGSRFRYSGRVAKEVMESSAKIKREPPEIHRAGLVPSRSCPSITHGPRLSSVPRTRRRAVHISIMEGLESLRDSAHSTPVRSASHGDALAGPGRGGRAESSERGAVIADESYSPADSVLPTPVAEHSLELMLLSRQANGAPCSIEEEKESEAGTPAEAEGELRALCPGTAGLGPAQAQQVNKFLLSVLRLLLVTVGLLFVLLLLLIVLTESDLDTAFFRDIRQTPEFEQFHYQYFCPLRRWFACKLRAVVSLLIDT